From the Aquitalea magnusonii genome, one window contains:
- the ahcY gene encoding adenosylhomocysteinase, whose amino-acid sequence MAEFTDFHVADINLAAWGRKELAIAETEMPGLMALREEYAHQKPLRGARIAGSLHMTIQTGVLIETLVELGADVRWASCNIFSTQDHAAAAIAAANIPVFAFKGESLDEYWEFSHKIFEWPEGQEANMILDDGGDATLLLMLGSKAEQDRSVISHPSNEEETALFAAIARYLEVDPHWYSKRLPHIKGVTEETTTGVHRLYQMQKEGRLPFPAFNVNDSVTKSKFDNLYGCRESLVDGIKRATDVMIAGKVAVVLGYGDVGKGCAQSLRGLGATVWVTEVDPICALQAAMEGYRVVRMDDVADQGDIFVTTTGNVSVITHEHMVKMRNNAIVCNIGHFDSEIEVASLRQYQWDNIKPQVDHIIFPDGKRIILLAEGRLVNLGCATGHPSFVMSNSFTNQVLAQMEIFQHGEKYGKEVYVLPKHLDEKVARLHLKRIGANLTELSDEQAAYISVPKQGPYKPAHYRY is encoded by the coding sequence ATGGCTGAATTCACCGATTTTCACGTAGCTGATATCAATCTTGCTGCCTGGGGGCGCAAGGAACTGGCAATCGCCGAAACCGAAATGCCCGGCCTGATGGCGCTGCGTGAAGAATACGCCCACCAGAAGCCGCTGCGTGGCGCGCGCATTGCCGGTTCGCTGCACATGACCATCCAGACCGGCGTGCTGATCGAAACCCTGGTGGAACTGGGTGCCGATGTACGCTGGGCTTCCTGCAATATCTTCTCCACCCAGGACCACGCTGCTGCAGCCATTGCCGCGGCCAATATCCCGGTGTTTGCCTTCAAGGGTGAAAGCCTGGATGAATACTGGGAGTTCTCCCACAAAATCTTCGAATGGCCGGAAGGTCAGGAAGCCAATATGATTCTGGATGACGGTGGCGATGCCACCTTGCTGCTGATGCTGGGCAGCAAGGCCGAGCAAGACCGCAGCGTCATCAGCCATCCGTCCAACGAAGAAGAAACCGCGCTGTTTGCAGCCATTGCCCGTTACCTGGAAGTGGACCCGCACTGGTATTCCAAGCGTCTGCCGCATATCAAGGGCGTCACCGAAGAAACCACCACCGGCGTGCATCGTCTGTACCAGATGCAAAAAGAAGGCCGTCTGCCGTTCCCGGCCTTCAACGTCAACGACTCGGTGACCAAGTCCAAGTTCGACAACCTGTACGGCTGCCGCGAATCGCTGGTGGATGGCATCAAGCGTGCTACCGACGTGATGATTGCCGGCAAGGTAGCCGTGGTATTGGGCTACGGTGATGTGGGCAAGGGTTGCGCCCAGAGCCTGCGTGGCCTGGGTGCCACCGTATGGGTGACCGAAGTGGACCCGATCTGCGCGCTGCAAGCGGCGATGGAAGGCTACCGCGTGGTACGCATGGATGATGTGGCCGATCAGGGCGACATCTTTGTCACCACCACCGGTAATGTGTCGGTGATTACCCACGAGCACATGGTCAAAATGCGCAATAACGCCATCGTGTGCAATATCGGCCACTTCGACAGCGAAATCGAAGTCGCCAGCCTGCGTCAGTACCAGTGGGACAACATCAAGCCGCAGGTTGACCACATCATCTTCCCGGATGGCAAGCGCATCATCCTGCTGGCCGAAGGCCGTCTGGTGAACCTGGGCTGCGCCACCGGTCACCCCAGCTTTGTGATGTCCAACTCCTTCACCAACCAGGTGCTGGCGCAGATGGAAATCTTCCAGCATGGTGAAAAGTACGGCAAGGAAGTGTATGTGCTGCCCAAGCATCTGGACGAGAAGGTGGCCCGCCTGCACCTGAAGCGTATCGGTGCCAATCTGACCGAACTGTCCGACGAGCAGGCCGCCTACATCAGCGTGCCGAAGCAGGGTCCTTATAAGCCGGCGCACTATCGTTATTGA
- a CDS encoding histidine kinase N-terminal 7TM domain-containing protein has protein sequence MSLVFTTISAISGLAALSAATIGILAWERRKVTGARYLAWLMLAVTLWSGTAMLELSSTLLRDKIFWSKVEYLGTLTAPVLFFLLAADYNQLERALRPRAVLLLLLVPLLSMGLAMSNEKHGLIWSSFQASPSGYNLLIFNHGPLFWLLVAGYSYLMMLLGSLLLLRTLHYYPPHYRGQSLILMLGAIVPWLGNLLYLSGHIALQGLDPTPLCFAITGAIFAFDLLYLRMLYVVPIARGNAFNAMGDGIVVIDRDKTILDINPAAANLFGKPAAVLCGQQLHIASLVAVADHDGSHQVELNGPGSRSILEVRAFPIRESGVTLGGRMLVLRDISRQRLAEEALHQAYLQLKTRIDEIETLQETLREQALHDPLTGLYNRRYLEETLGREISRAEREQRSLTFALIDLDNFKSINDRFGHIIGDTVLCALADLLRTYCRQSDIVCRLGGEEFIVVLPSADQRNGWMRLELLRRRFSDLRFQADEHTFQSSFSCGIACYPDDGSSFSSLYQLADLALYQAKAKGKNQVLLHGADMPMPQQASSAASHKQASQRAQESPES, from the coding sequence ATGTCTCTTGTTTTTACTACCATTTCAGCCATTTCGGGGCTTGCCGCCCTTAGCGCGGCAACCATCGGCATCCTGGCATGGGAACGGCGCAAGGTAACAGGAGCACGCTATCTGGCCTGGTTGATGCTGGCGGTGACGCTATGGTCTGGCACCGCCATGCTGGAACTGTCTTCCACCTTGCTGCGCGACAAGATTTTCTGGTCCAAGGTGGAATATCTGGGAACCTTAACCGCACCGGTGCTGTTTTTTCTGCTGGCGGCAGATTACAACCAGCTTGAGCGCGCCCTGCGGCCACGTGCCGTCCTGTTGCTGCTGCTCGTCCCACTGCTCAGCATGGGGCTGGCCATGAGCAATGAAAAGCACGGGCTGATCTGGAGCAGCTTCCAGGCCTCACCATCCGGCTATAATCTGCTGATTTTCAACCATGGCCCGCTGTTCTGGCTGCTGGTGGCTGGCTATTCCTATCTGATGATGCTGCTGGGCTCCTTGCTGCTACTGCGTACCCTGCACTATTACCCGCCGCATTACCGTGGCCAGTCGCTGATCCTGATGCTGGGCGCCATTGTTCCCTGGCTTGGCAACCTGCTTTATCTGTCCGGCCATATTGCCCTGCAGGGACTGGACCCCACCCCGCTATGCTTTGCCATCACCGGTGCCATTTTCGCCTTTGATCTGCTCTACCTGCGCATGCTGTACGTGGTACCCATTGCCCGCGGCAACGCCTTTAATGCGATGGGCGATGGCATTGTGGTGATTGACCGCGATAAAACCATCCTGGATATCAATCCGGCCGCGGCCAATCTGTTTGGCAAGCCTGCTGCAGTGCTGTGCGGCCAGCAGCTGCACATTGCCTCGCTGGTAGCGGTGGCCGATCACGATGGTTCTCATCAGGTAGAGCTGAATGGACCTGGCTCCCGCTCCATCCTGGAAGTACGTGCCTTCCCCATCCGCGAAAGCGGGGTGACGCTGGGGGGGCGCATGCTGGTACTGCGTGATATCTCGCGCCAACGCCTGGCTGAAGAGGCCCTGCATCAGGCCTATCTGCAACTGAAAACCCGCATCGATGAAATCGAAACCCTGCAGGAGACTTTGCGCGAACAGGCCTTGCACGATCCACTCACCGGCCTGTACAACCGCCGCTATCTTGAAGAAACCCTGGGTCGTGAAATCAGCCGGGCCGAGCGCGAACAGCGCTCGCTGACCTTTGCCTTGATTGATCTGGATAATTTCAAAAGCATCAATGACCGCTTTGGGCACATCATCGGCGATACCGTATTGTGCGCGCTGGCCGATCTGCTGCGCACCTATTGCCGCCAGTCCGACATCGTGTGCCGTCTTGGCGGGGAGGAGTTTATCGTTGTGCTGCCTTCTGCCGATCAGCGCAATGGCTGGATGCGGCTGGAACTCCTGCGCCGCCGTTTCTCCGACCTGCGTTTCCAGGCCGATGAACACACCTTCCAGAGCAGTTTTTCCTGCGGCATTGCCTGCTATCCGGATGATGGCAGCAGCTTTTCCAGCTTATATCAGTTGGCAGACCTGGCGCTGTATCAGGCAAAGGCCAAAGGCAAGAACCAGGTTCTACTCCACGGTGCCGACATGCCAATGCCACAGCAGGCAAGCAGTGCCGCGAGCCACAAGCAAGCTTCGCAGCGTGCGCAGGAAAGCCCAGAGTCATGA
- a CDS encoding ClpXP protease specificity-enhancing factor, which translates to MSTSTKPYMLRALYEWCTDNGHTPFLVVWVDEHADVPREYVKNNEIVLNIAASATHNLRIDNEWVSFSARFAGVSRDIWVPIGNVMSIFARETGEGMGFEVELNSAAPAAPALQPVAESEPETDLASVKEEAPARPSGRPSLRIVK; encoded by the coding sequence ATGAGCACCAGCACCAAGCCCTATATGCTCCGTGCCCTCTATGAGTGGTGTACGGACAATGGCCATACCCCCTTCCTGGTGGTGTGGGTGGACGAACATGCCGATGTTCCGCGTGAGTACGTGAAGAACAACGAGATCGTGCTCAATATCGCGGCATCTGCCACACACAATCTGCGTATCGATAACGAATGGGTATCGTTCTCTGCCCGTTTTGCCGGGGTGTCCCGTGATATCTGGGTCCCCATCGGTAATGTGATGTCCATTTTCGCCCGCGAAACAGGCGAGGGCATGGGGTTCGAGGTGGAGCTGAACAGCGCGGCACCGGCAGCACCTGCTTTGCAGCCGGTGGCAGAGTCTGAGCCTGAGACGGACCTTGCCAGCGTGAAGGAAGAAGCACCGGCACGTCCTTCGGGCCGCCCCAGCTTGCGTATCGTCAAATAA
- a CDS encoding glutathione S-transferase N-terminal domain-containing protein encodes MMTLYSGITCPFSQRCRIVLYEKGMDFEIIDVDIHNKPEDLAVMNPYNEVPVLVERDLILHESNIINEYIDERFPHPQLMPADPVMRARARLFLHRFENELFCNVKVLEASATGKEASKAREAIRDGLTTIAPVFAKQKFMLGDDFSMIDVAIAPLMWRLEHYNIDLGKHAAPILKYAERIFQRQSFIDSLTPSEKAMRK; translated from the coding sequence ATGATGACTCTTTATTCTGGAATTACCTGCCCCTTCAGCCAACGTTGCCGTATCGTGTTGTATGAAAAGGGAATGGATTTCGAGATCATCGATGTGGACATTCACAACAAGCCGGAAGATCTGGCTGTGATGAATCCCTACAACGAAGTGCCGGTACTGGTAGAGCGCGACCTGATCCTGCACGAATCCAACATCATCAACGAATACATTGATGAGCGTTTCCCGCACCCGCAACTGATGCCTGCCGATCCGGTGATGCGCGCCCGTGCCCGCCTGTTCCTGCACCGTTTTGAAAACGAGCTGTTCTGCAATGTCAAAGTGCTGGAAGCCAGCGCAACTGGCAAGGAAGCCAGCAAGGCACGCGAAGCCATTCGCGATGGCCTGACCACCATTGCGCCGGTGTTTGCCAAACAGAAGTTCATGCTGGGCGATGATTTCTCCATGATTGATGTTGCCATTGCACCGCTGATGTGGCGTCTGGAGCACTACAACATTGATCTGGGCAAGCATGCTGCGCCCATCCTGAAATACGCAGAACGCATCTTCCAGCGTCAGTCCTTCATCGACTCGCTGACTCCGTCTGAAAAGGCCATGCGCAAGTAA
- a CDS encoding cytochrome c1 produces MKSKIRHLIAAMALVLPVSGTVLANEGPALEKAPIDIQDTESLQRGAQLFSNYCLSCHSASAMRYNRLEDIGLSEEQIKANLMPEGAKIGDQMNVSMDKKDAKLWLGAAPPDLSLIARSRGADYLYAYLRGFYRDPTRPTGWNNLVFDKVGMPHVLWEMQGEQVLKTEKNAAGHEERKLELVKAGSLTKLENGKANTVEFDKRMADLTNYLVFIGEPAQVKRHQIGYVVLMFLGLLLLPLTYFLKKEYWKDVH; encoded by the coding sequence ATGAAAAGCAAAATCCGCCACCTGATCGCTGCCATGGCGCTGGTGTTGCCGGTAAGCGGCACGGTTCTGGCCAATGAAGGGCCTGCGCTGGAAAAGGCACCGATTGACATTCAGGACACTGAAAGCCTGCAACGCGGTGCGCAACTGTTCAGCAACTACTGCCTGTCCTGCCACTCGGCCAGCGCCATGCGCTACAACCGTCTGGAAGACATCGGCTTGTCCGAAGAGCAGATCAAGGCCAACCTGATGCCCGAAGGCGCCAAGATTGGTGATCAGATGAATGTCTCCATGGACAAGAAGGACGCCAAGCTGTGGCTGGGTGCGGCTCCGCCGGATCTGTCGCTGATCGCGCGTTCCCGTGGCGCAGACTATCTGTACGCCTACCTGCGTGGCTTCTACCGCGATCCGACCCGTCCTACCGGTTGGAACAACCTGGTGTTCGACAAGGTTGGCATGCCGCACGTGCTGTGGGAAATGCAGGGTGAGCAGGTGCTGAAAACCGAAAAGAATGCCGCAGGCCACGAAGAGCGTAAGCTTGAGCTGGTCAAGGCAGGTTCGTTGACCAAGCTGGAAAACGGCAAGGCCAATACGGTGGAGTTTGACAAGCGTATGGCTGACCTGACCAACTATCTGGTCTTCATCGGTGAGCCGGCACAGGTCAAGCGTCATCAGATCGGCTATGTCGTGCTGATGTTCCTGGGCTTGCTGCTGCTGCCGCTGACCTACTTCCTGAAGAAGGAATACTGGAAAGATGTTCACTGA
- a CDS encoding cytochrome b, with translation MSKGQKLLNWIDDRFPLSSMLKEHVTEYYAPKNFNFWYFFGSLAMLVLVIQIVTGIFLTMNYKPDGNLNAAGIPVAFASVEYIMRDVAGGWIIRYMHSTGASMFFVVVYLHMFRGLIYGSYKQPRELVWVFGCLIFLCLMAEAFMGYLLPWGQMSFWGAQVIVNLFGSIPVIGPDLSVWIRGDFVVSDATLNRFFALHVIAVPLVLLALVVAHLIALHEVGSNNPDGVEIKKLKDEKGIPLDGIPFHPYYTVKDIFGVAVFLIVFSIIVFFLPEMGGYFLEHPNFDQADPLKTPPHIAPVWYFTPFYAILRAIPSFLGTQVWGVIGMGAAVVVIAFLPWLDRSPIKSIRYRGPKFKFMLVLFIIAFIGLGILGAMPPTAGRTLISQILSFVYFAFFLGMPFYTKNDVGTVPVPTRVTDTNGKRQLQFLVLVAVTVIAAYLFATNV, from the coding sequence ATGAGCAAAGGACAAAAGCTGCTGAACTGGATTGACGACCGTTTCCCGCTGTCGTCGATGCTGAAAGAGCACGTTACCGAGTATTACGCACCGAAGAACTTCAACTTCTGGTATTTCTTCGGCTCGCTGGCCATGCTGGTGCTGGTTATCCAGATCGTCACCGGTATCTTCCTCACCATGAACTACAAGCCGGATGGCAATCTCAATGCAGCCGGTATCCCGGTAGCGTTTGCCTCGGTGGAATACATCATGCGTGATGTGGCAGGTGGCTGGATCATCCGCTACATGCACTCCACCGGTGCTTCCATGTTCTTCGTGGTGGTTTACCTGCACATGTTCCGTGGTCTGATCTACGGCTCTTACAAGCAGCCGCGCGAACTGGTATGGGTGTTTGGTTGCCTGATCTTCCTGTGCCTGATGGCAGAAGCCTTCATGGGCTACCTGCTGCCCTGGGGCCAGATGTCCTTCTGGGGTGCCCAGGTGATCGTGAACCTGTTCGGTTCCATCCCGGTGATCGGCCCGGACCTGTCGGTGTGGATCCGTGGTGACTTCGTGGTGTCCGATGCCACGCTGAACCGCTTCTTCGCCCTGCACGTGATTGCCGTACCGCTGGTACTGCTGGCACTGGTGGTCGCTCACCTGATCGCACTGCACGAAGTGGGTTCCAACAACCCGGATGGCGTGGAAATCAAGAAACTGAAGGACGAAAAGGGCATCCCGCTGGATGGCATTCCTTTCCATCCTTACTACACCGTGAAGGATATCTTCGGTGTGGCCGTGTTCCTGATCGTGTTCTCCATCATCGTGTTCTTCCTGCCGGAAATGGGTGGCTACTTCCTGGAGCACCCGAACTTCGACCAGGCTGACCCGCTGAAGACGCCGCCGCACATCGCGCCGGTATGGTACTTCACCCCGTTCTACGCCATTCTGCGTGCCATTCCGTCCTTCCTGGGTACTCAGGTTTGGGGTGTGATCGGCATGGGTGCTGCCGTGGTGGTGATTGCCTTCCTGCCGTGGCTGGATCGTTCCCCGATCAAGTCCATCCGTTATCGTGGTCCCAAGTTCAAGTTCATGCTGGTGCTGTTCATCATCGCCTTCATCGGCCTGGGCATCCTGGGAGCCATGCCGCCGACCGCCGGCCGTACCTTGATCTCGCAGATCCTGTCGTTCGTCTACTTCGCCTTCTTCCTGGGCATGCCGTTCTACACCAAGAACGATGTCGGCACCGTACCGGTACCGACCCGCGTGACGGACACCAATGGCAAGCGTCAGTTGCAGTTCCTGGTGCTGGTGGCAGTGACCGTGATTGCGGCCTATCTGTTCGCCACCAACGTGTAA
- the petA gene encoding ubiquinol-cytochrome c reductase iron-sulfur subunit yields the protein MSEQQVDTGRRRFLTVATSAVGGVAVAGVATPFLMSFFPSERAKAAGAPVEVDISKLEPGQKINVEWRGKPVWLLSRTKQQIADLPKNDPKLVDPKSEVEQQPKYCQNEGRSIKPELLVAVGICTHLGCSPTFRPDLAPADLGPDWLGGFYCPCHGSKFDLAARVFKGVPAPKNLEIPPHKYLSDTRLLIGDDK from the coding sequence ATGAGTGAACAACAAGTCGATACGGGGCGCCGTCGGTTTCTGACGGTAGCAACCAGCGCTGTTGGGGGTGTGGCCGTTGCCGGGGTGGCAACGCCGTTTCTGATGAGTTTCTTCCCGTCTGAACGGGCAAAGGCTGCGGGTGCACCGGTTGAGGTGGATATCAGCAAGCTGGAGCCGGGCCAGAAAATCAACGTTGAATGGCGCGGCAAGCCGGTATGGCTGCTGTCCCGCACCAAACAGCAGATTGCGGACTTGCCGAAGAATGACCCCAAGCTGGTTGACCCCAAGTCTGAAGTAGAACAGCAACCCAAGTACTGCCAGAACGAAGGCCGTTCCATCAAGCCGGAATTGCTGGTTGCCGTGGGCATCTGTACCCACCTGGGCTGTTCGCCGACCTTCCGTCCCGATCTGGCACCTGCCGATCTGGGTCCGGATTGGCTGGGTGGTTTCTACTGCCCATGCCACGGTTCCAAGTTCGACCTGGCTGCCCGTGTGTTCAAGGGTGTGCCGGCTCCGAAGAACCTGGAGATTCCGCCGCATAAGTATCTGTCCGATACCCGCCTGCTGATTGGCGACGACAAATAA
- a CDS encoding Nif3-like dinuclear metal center hexameric protein, which translates to MQLQQVLANLDEWLEPWRYKDYAPNGLQVEGRAQVKRIVCGVTASQALIDAAIERQADAILVHHGYFWKGEDVRLVGMKRQRVAKLLQHDISLIAYHLPLDAHPELGNNARLAAVLGLEVAGQSGDQGLLWHGSWPPAGSAREFADHLSQVLGRNALLLGDENQQVSRVAWCTGGAQGFFEEAIRLGVTAFVTGEVSEQCFHLAAEYGVAFIAAGHHATERYGIAALGEKLSHLHGISVEFVDLFNPV; encoded by the coding sequence ATGCAATTACAGCAAGTGCTCGCCAACCTGGATGAATGGCTGGAACCATGGCGTTACAAGGACTATGCCCCTAATGGATTGCAGGTGGAGGGCAGGGCGCAAGTCAAGCGCATTGTCTGCGGCGTCACTGCGTCTCAGGCGCTGATCGATGCGGCGATTGAGCGCCAGGCGGATGCCATCCTGGTGCATCATGGCTACTTCTGGAAGGGTGAAGATGTCCGGCTGGTGGGCATGAAGCGTCAGCGTGTGGCCAAATTGTTGCAGCATGACATCAGCCTGATTGCTTACCACTTGCCGCTGGATGCCCATCCGGAGCTTGGCAACAATGCCCGGTTGGCCGCCGTGCTGGGGCTGGAGGTGGCCGGGCAGTCGGGTGATCAGGGCTTGCTATGGCATGGCAGTTGGCCGCCAGCAGGCTCGGCCCGCGAGTTTGCCGATCATCTCAGTCAGGTGCTGGGGCGCAATGCCTTGCTGTTGGGTGATGAAAATCAACAGGTAAGCCGGGTGGCCTGGTGTACGGGAGGGGCGCAGGGATTTTTTGAAGAAGCCATCCGCCTGGGGGTAACTGCCTTTGTGACCGGTGAAGTATCCGAGCAGTGTTTCCATCTGGCCGCCGAGTATGGCGTGGCCTTTATTGCCGCCGGTCATCATGCCACTGAACGTTATGGCATTGCCGCACTGGGCGAGAAGCTTTCTCATTTGCACGGCATCAGTGTTGAATTTGTCGATCTTTTCAACCCGGTTTAG
- the groL gene encoding chaperonin GroEL (60 kDa chaperone family; promotes refolding of misfolded polypeptides especially under stressful conditions; forms two stacked rings of heptamers to form a barrel-shaped 14mer; ends can be capped by GroES; misfolded proteins enter the barrel where they are refolded when GroES binds), whose protein sequence is MAAKDVKFGDSARAKMVVGVNILADAVKVTLGPKGRNVVLDRSFGAPTITKDGVSVAKEIELKDKFENMGAQMVKEVASKTSDVAGDGTTTATVLAQAIVQEGMKFVAAGMNPMDLKRGIDKAVISLVGEIAKIAKPCATTKEIAQVGSISANSDSDIGEIIATAMEKVGKEGVITVEDGKSLSNELDVVEGMQFDRGYLSPYFINNQEKQIAALDNPFVLLFDKKISNIRDLLPVLEQVAKSGRPLLIIAEDVEGEALATLVVNTIRGILKVVAVKAPGFGDRRKAMLQDIAILTGGTVIAEELGLTLEKATLDMLGQAKRIEVGKENTIIIDGAGQADAIQARVGEIRRQIEEATSDYDREKLQERVAKLAGGVAVIKVGAATEVEMKEKKARVEDALHATRAAVEEGVVAGGGVALLRARSTLDSLKTDNVDQDAGVKIVLKAIEAPLRQIVKNAGDEPSVVVNKVLEGKGNFGYNAATGEYGDMLEMGVLDPAKVTRSALQHAASVAGLMLTTDCMIAELPEDKPAAGGMPDMGGMGGMGGMM, encoded by the coding sequence ATGGCTGCAAAAGACGTAAAGTTCGGTGATTCCGCACGCGCCAAGATGGTGGTTGGTGTCAACATTCTGGCTGACGCCGTCAAGGTTACCCTGGGTCCGAAAGGCCGCAATGTCGTGCTGGACCGCTCCTTTGGCGCGCCGACCATCACCAAGGATGGTGTTTCCGTTGCCAAGGAAATCGAACTGAAAGACAAGTTCGAAAACATGGGCGCGCAAATGGTGAAGGAAGTGGCCTCCAAGACTTCCGATGTAGCCGGCGACGGTACCACTACGGCTACTGTTCTGGCCCAGGCCATCGTGCAGGAAGGCATGAAGTTTGTTGCCGCCGGCATGAACCCGATGGACCTGAAGCGCGGTATCGACAAGGCTGTGATTTCCCTGGTAGGTGAAATCGCCAAGATCGCCAAGCCATGTGCCACCACCAAGGAAATCGCCCAGGTTGGTTCCATTTCCGCCAACTCCGATTCCGACATCGGTGAAATCATCGCCACCGCCATGGAAAAAGTGGGCAAGGAAGGCGTGATTACCGTTGAAGACGGCAAGAGCCTGAGCAACGAACTGGACGTGGTTGAAGGTATGCAGTTCGACCGCGGCTACCTGTCCCCGTACTTCATCAACAATCAGGAAAAACAGATTGCCGCTCTGGATAATCCTTTTGTCCTGCTGTTCGACAAGAAGATCTCCAACATCCGCGATCTGCTGCCGGTACTGGAGCAAGTGGCCAAGTCTGGTCGTCCGCTGCTGATCATTGCCGAAGATGTTGAAGGCGAAGCGCTGGCTACTCTGGTGGTCAACACCATCCGCGGCATCCTGAAGGTGGTTGCTGTCAAGGCTCCGGGCTTTGGCGACCGTCGCAAGGCCATGTTGCAGGATATCGCCATCCTGACCGGCGGTACCGTGATTGCCGAAGAACTGGGCCTGACCCTGGAAAAAGCCACTCTGGACATGCTGGGCCAAGCCAAGCGTATCGAAGTGGGCAAGGAAAACACCATTATCATCGATGGCGCTGGTCAGGCTGATGCCATCCAGGCGCGCGTGGGTGAAATCCGTCGCCAGATCGAGGAAGCCACTTCCGACTACGACCGCGAAAAACTGCAAGAGCGCGTGGCCAAGCTGGCCGGCGGTGTTGCCGTGATCAAGGTTGGCGCTGCCACCGAAGTGGAAATGAAAGAGAAGAAGGCGCGCGTTGAAGACGCGCTGCACGCAACCCGCGCCGCTGTGGAAGAAGGCGTGGTAGCGGGTGGTGGCGTGGCTCTGCTGCGTGCCCGTTCCACTCTGGACAGCCTGAAGACCGACAACGTTGATCAAGACGCCGGTGTGAAGATCGTACTGAAGGCCATCGAAGCGCCGCTGCGTCAGATCGTCAAGAACGCTGGCGACGAGCCGTCCGTTGTGGTGAACAAGGTGCTGGAAGGCAAGGGTAACTTCGGTTACAACGCTGCCACCGGCGAATACGGCGACATGCTGGAAATGGGCGTGCTGGATCCGGCCAAGGTAACCCGCTCCGCGCTGCAACACGCTGCTTCTGTTGCCGGCCTGATGCTGACCACCGACTGCATGATCGCAGAACTGCCGGAAGACAAGCCGGCTGCTGGCGGCATGCCGGATATGGGCGGCATGGGTGGCATGGGCGGCATGATGTAA
- the groES gene encoding co-chaperone GroES, with translation MAIRPLHDRVVIKRLEAEEKTASGIVLPGAAAEKPDMGEVLAVGNGKVLDNGERRPLELKVGDKVIFGKYSGQSVKVDGEEVLVMREEDVMGIVE, from the coding sequence ATGGCAATTCGTCCGCTGCACGATCGTGTTGTTATCAAGCGCCTTGAGGCTGAAGAAAAAACCGCATCCGGCATCGTTCTGCCGGGTGCTGCAGCTGAAAAGCCCGACATGGGCGAGGTGCTGGCTGTCGGTAACGGCAAGGTCCTGGACAATGGCGAGCGCCGTCCGCTGGAGCTGAAGGTTGGCGACAAGGTCATCTTCGGCAAGTACTCCGGCCAGTCCGTTAAGGTTGACGGCGAAGAAGTCCTCGTAATGCGCGAGGAAGATGTCATGGGCATCGTCGAGTAA